TGCCGTGGCGGCTTCGCCGTGACCTTCAACGGTTCAAACGCACGACGATGGGTGGGGTTTTGGTCATGGGACGTAAGACGTTCGATTCAATCGGGCGTCCCTTGCCCGGTCGCCAGACCGTCGTGATCACCGCCCAGCCAGATTGGTCGGCCCCTGGGGTGGCGGTCGCTCCGGGGCCCAGCGAAGCGTTGCGGCAGGCGGATCAGCTGGTCGCGCCCGGTGATTCCAAAGGCGGTCCAGGACTGGAGGATGATTCACGACGCCGTCCCGTTTTTGTGGTCGGGGGCGCGACGATCTACCAGGCTTTGCTGCCCGAGTGCGATGAATTGTGGTTGACCACCGTACTTTCAAGAATCAGCGGGGACGTTCATCTGTCGGTGGACCGATCGCAGTGGCGTGCGGTGGAAACCGTCCGGTATCCTGCCAGCGTCGATGATCAGATGCCCACCGAATTTCATCGCTTGGTCCGCCGCTAGCGGGGCCGAAAGCCGGGGGATGGCCAAAATCGGAGGGGTTAAAGAAGCCATCGGGAAAATTCCTGGAATTTTGAGGACTCGTCCCCATTGAGCAAAAATGGGACCAGCCGCTATAAAGCTGGATTCTTGGCGGACGGGAATGTCGGGTTCCGATGGACGGATGCCCCATTTCCCGCGAAGTGCCGATTCGTCGCCTCACGCCGTCCCCCCACGTAAGGTCAACCCAGGAGCCGTGTTATGCCCCGTTTGATGGGCGTTGACATCCCGAACGATAAGCAAATCCAGTACTCGCTGACGTACCTTTACGGCGTCGGATTCAATTCCGCACGTGAGGTCTGCGAAAAGCTGGGCATTGATCCGACGCTTCCCGCCAGTGATCTGGATGACGAGCAGCTGAGCCGTATTTCGGCGTTGTTGGAACGTGACTACGTGGTCGAAGGACCGTTGCGTCGTCAGGTCGCCCAGAACATCGGACGCTTGCGAGAGATCAAGAGTTACCGTGGCATGCGTCACCGACTGAGTCTGCCGGTGCGTGGCCAACGAACGAAGACCAACGCTCGAACCCGTAAGGGGCCGCGTAAAACGGTCGCCGGAAAGAAGGGCGTCAAGGACCTTCGGTAATTGTCCCTGGATTGTCGGTCGCTGGTGTTCAAAGGGACGGCGTTCCGCCCCCTTTCGTACCGTCGATTGTGATGAATCAGCGGCAACTTGGCGAACAATGGCCCGAAACGCAGCGTGTCGGGTGCCCTGGGGGGGCGTCCAATTCCGATTAGGTTGCGACAGGCGGGTTTGCCGATTTCTCCGTCAGGGCTTCGGCGATGAGGCCAATGACGGAGCAGCCATTTCCGGCCAGCCGACCATTTGTATGCCGACCGGAATTTGTGCGGCGATTGCCATGGAAGTTGTCGTCGGTTCAGGGCAATTGAGCCCTTGGCGATGGACGGATTGGCCGGTCGAGTGAACGGTTTACAGTCGACTCGGCGAGCAAGCACACGAACAAGCAAACAAATAAGAAATCGAATCGAAGCGAGTCTTGCGTCACCGGCCGTCAGTTGATTGGCGGTTTGGTCCAGAGCCTTTCGATTCCTGTTAACGAACATCCCGAAATTTAGACATCCGATTTTTGTCGATTGAGGCCGAGTGATGGCAAAGACAAACAAAAAGAAGCGAGTCCGACGCAACGTCAGCAATGGCATCGCGCACGTCAACGCGACGTTCAACAATACGACGGTGACCATCACCGATCCCAAGGGGGACACGTTGTGCTGGGCGAGTGCCGGAACCAGTGGGTTCAAAGGCAGCCGCAAGAGCACGCCGTTCGCCGGTCAGTGTGCCGCCCAACAGGCCGCAGAAAAGGCCACGAAGTTCGGCATGCGTGACGTCGAGGTTCGTGTCAAAGGCCCGGGAAGCGGACGCGAAAGCGCGATCACCGCGTTGCAGGCTGCTGGGCTGAATGTCAAGCAAATCGAAGACGTGACGCCCATCCCGCACAACGGATGCCGTCCCCGCAAGAAACGCCGCGTCTGATCCGATAGACCGCGGCTGGCTGTGGTTCCGCAATCCGAGATTGTCTGCCGATTCGCATCGAACGGATGCCGGTCGGACGCTTCGGTGGATCGGAACGCCCGATTTCGGCTTCTTCCATTTGGATATCCCGATGATCGGAAACCGCAGCGTGGGTTGGATCGCATTTTGGGCAGCCTGACTGGTTGCTCACCGCACCAACGGCCCGCCACGTGTCACAGCGTTGATCGCGAAAGATCATGAAAAGACGGTCGGTCCGGGTGGCCACCGAATTGACCCGTCTTCCCGTTCCCTTCGCCGAATTCACCAAACATTCCAGAGAGTCAAATCACCTATGTCGATGCACATCCGTTGGCGTGGTATGGAATTGCCCAGCAACGTCGAAGTCGATCGTGACACCCTGTCGGCGACCTACGGCAAATTCACTGCCGAGCCGTTCGAGCGTGGGTTCGGTGCCAGCGTTGGAAATAGCCTGCGACGGGTTTTGTTGAGCAGCCTGATGGGCAGCGCCGTTACGCAGATCAAAATCCGTGGCGCGCAGCACGAGTTCACGAGCATT
The DNA window shown above is from Crateriforma spongiae and carries:
- the rpsK gene encoding 30S ribosomal protein S11 translates to MAKTNKKKRVRRNVSNGIAHVNATFNNTTVTITDPKGDTLCWASAGTSGFKGSRKSTPFAGQCAAQQAAEKATKFGMRDVEVRVKGPGSGRESAITALQAAGLNVKQIEDVTPIPHNGCRPRKKRRV
- a CDS encoding dihydrofolate reductase gives rise to the protein MGANEAADVRSGDAREAGDAVRRRIAVVAATPDGVIGSGGDLPWRLRRDLQRFKRTTMGGVLVMGRKTFDSIGRPLPGRQTVVITAQPDWSAPGVAVAPGPSEALRQADQLVAPGDSKGGPGLEDDSRRRPVFVVGGATIYQALLPECDELWLTTVLSRISGDVHLSVDRSQWRAVETVRYPASVDDQMPTEFHRLVRR
- the rpsM gene encoding 30S ribosomal protein S13; the protein is MGVDIPNDKQIQYSLTYLYGVGFNSAREVCEKLGIDPTLPASDLDDEQLSRISALLERDYVVEGPLRRQVAQNIGRLREIKSYRGMRHRLSLPVRGQRTKTNARTRKGPRKTVAGKKGVKDLR